The DNA window GGGGTAAAGCAGCGCCAGCACTGCGTGGCAACACCGCGATAACACGCTaggaaggggggaaaagcaGGAGGCCATTTAGCTCTGACACAAGGCATGTGGCACATCAGTGATCTGAACCAGGTCACATCTCCTATAAAAGAACCGTGTGTTGGAATAAACAGTCTAAACTCTAGGAAAGCAGCACAAGGCATCCCGCAGGGCTCAGTTAGAGGATCGCATGCTATTTGTCCAAATTAACGCCCACACTTAATTCTACAGCTATCTCCTGGTTGGCAGTGGCTGGAAAAGTCTCGCTGGTTGCCAGACATTACACATGCCGCTTGTTAGGCAATGATGGCTACTTGTACGGGCAGTGAAACTGAATTACGGGTTTCTGTTACTTGTTATTCACGTTTAGTAATTCTCACATAAACTGGGGGCAGAGGAAGCATTACAAGGTGCTTGTAAACACTTGCCCCTGTATTACTGAGAAAAATAAGCTTTATAATAAGCTCTATCTTTTGAAGAAATTCATAGTAAAACACTGATAAAGTGACAGATGCCTAAATACGTCATTCTTTATAACTCATGAACTTGAGGCGTGTGTGTTCACAGATTAAAGATTAAGTAACTGTGCCACTTGCTGCTAACAATTGTATTATAGTTCACTCGGACACTATCAAGGATTACGTTCAGGTGTATAAAGGTGCCTGAACAGTTACTGAAACGCCACGTAATCAACACGAATCATTCAGAGGTTTGCAGAAATTAGGTTAAAGCTTATCTCTGGAATAATATGATAAAGGTAGATGGGTCAAGTGTATTTACCAGACGTGTTTACATGTCAATTTTCTGATGAATCCGATTAGCAAAGTAGGGCATAGCTTGGTCCCATGATATCAATAGGATGGGTCATTTATTTGACAAAAGACACAGGGCCCGCGTGAACCGGCTTTGACTGGCAACAGGAAGAAATTCCCTTTGTTACACTTCCTAAATAGCCAATTGTAAGAAGAATGTAATATATGGGAAGGGGTTTATCATAGTGCAGGTTTGCGGTGGTACCTGAGTGTGTCTGCGATCAAGATGACCCTCCTCTCAAGTAGAATGGAGGCGAACACCTGCAGCAGTTTGTCAACGCTGAGACACTGAAGCAGACTGTCAAAGTCCACGTGCTCCAGTCGGGAATCCACTGGTCGACACAAAGTAATTACCTTGACGACAAGGGAACGCAATGTAAATATTGAGTTATTCCACAAACCCATTAAAAACAATTGCTACTAAGCAGGACTGCTATTCCCAAGAGTTAGAATATACTGTTTGAAGCGAAACTGGCTAGCCTACTGTGCTAATATATAGTTTGCCATTTTTAGGCACTCGGTATGCAAAAAGTTGGGAAGAGCAAAACTACTAATTAACATTTCCTTTTTGGATCCACCATTACCTCATTCCCAGAGCCGGGGAGGAAGATTTTGACAGTCACCGTACGCCCTGGAGCTGGAAACGGGGCCTCCATCACGCTGCGCATGAAAGGGTAAACAAGGGCGGGGGAAATCTCCCTGCGCCTTTCTACCTCCTCCAGAATCTGCAGTGACATTGAGGCAGACAAACGACTTTATTTCCTGAAGGAACGCGTGATTAATGTGAATACGGCGGAGCAAATATGACATCTAGCTCAACACCTGGAGATAAATTCACTCTTAATGGTTTTACATTTCACTTGGCCAGTGGGGAAAACAGGCTAGGACACAGATACAGCAGACTGAACCGAGCAGCTCCGAAACTCTTCCACGTGTTTAACTCTCAACTTCAGCTACGCCAGCTGCTTTCCACTCTCTATAAAGGGAAAGGGAAGGGAGCGGTCGTTGGTGACCTTTGCTTACCTTTGCAAACAGGTTGAAACAGCCCAGTTTGCTGACAATACAGTGCACCTCAGGCAGTCTCTTCCCTTTACCGCTGGGCTTAAAGACACATATAAAGTTtcacatcagacacacacaacataaccaacaaacacacctgGCTTAATAGAATCATTACATTAGAATAATGGAAACAAAATACACAGACTAAAGTCTACATGTGTTTATGGCACAAATGCTTATCACCTAAAAAAAACAGTCTTTTATATTAGGATTGGCTTTACAATACTAAACTAACACAACCCAACACTTAACAAGATAAGCACAGCATAAAAAAGGATGGACTGCACCATTCCAGCCTTAAAGGGTTCCTAAAAAAAACTATTTgctgttttttgggggaaaaacaTGGTGGGAAGTTGAAATTCGTCTTGCTTTTGTCATTGATTCAGAAgtgttttctgctttgtgaTTCACTTCCACTCAGACATGTTGGGTAAACCCAAAACAGGCTCCGATTTCAGACACGCACGGTGCACAAGGCTCGGTGATTCATGTGTCTGCGTCTCCCCACTCACCAGAATTTTACGGCAGTAACAAAACCAACGGCTGCCGTCTTCTCCGGTCAAGACGAACGAGAACGTCTCACTGTGAAGGCGACACGGATGTGATGTTTACGTCATTTCACTATGCGGAATCGTGCTTTTCTGAAAGCTTAATATCAACACATCCTTTTGTAAAACTTCATATAaacaagaaaatggaaaatagcatgcatgcatgtgtgtgtgtgtgtgtgtgtgtgcattttaaaGCCATCTTAAAAGAAACCGGAGCTCCTAAGATGTCTCATCAAAGAACTGTGGGACTGCATGTTATACATTCAGACATTTAATTACATCAGCTGCAACTTTAATTATCTCTGTGTGGCCGTTACCACAGATGTTTCTTATGATGTTTCTTCTtaaaatataaatgcaaattaacCGGCAAAAGAGCAACGGCAGATTTCCGAAATTTAAAGGAAGTGTAATAAGCAGCTAAAGAAGTAACCAGATTATGCTCTTACATATAGATCGCTCACACCGCTCTACCCTTCACTAAGCATATTTTGACATCACCACGATAGGGGTAGCCTGTATTCGGTTCAGTCGTGTAAGCAGCTGATTTTCTCAGACCCGCGTTTGGAAGACCGATGTGGAACAACTGTGTCAGCGCTGGGCTGACTCAAACCAGTAACCGTGTCTGCTGTGATCATGTAAATGTGAGTCTGGATCATAATGTCGCTGGGTCATATACCAGAGGACCAGCAACAGCAAAGTCTACGTACACGCTCTCTTAACTACGACACAGACTGAAATATAGAGTCACATTATCATATTCATTTATCACTACTTATACTAACACATGTATGGCTGTAAAATACTGTCATGTGCACTTTTGCTTCTATTCGATTGTGCGCGTGTTGTGGTCTGTCGCGTCTGACCTGACCTGGGCATGTGGGAAGAGGGCTCCCAGTTCAGGGAGTCAGGGAAGCAGAACTTGGGAATGACCTTCAGCTGATCTTCAGCCTCTCTGGAAAGACGTGATGACTTCTCAAACTGAAACACAGGGCCTCCAGTTAACAGTGGTTCTCCTGTGAGCTGGCCCAAACTAAATCATCATGTAATCACATAGACTGGATCATTTAACGGACAATAGAACAACTGAAGGACAGGTGTTAGTAAAAATCTGAATAAGAAGCAGCTTTGTTTAAAATTTgtccggaaaaaaaaaaaagattatttcttttaataCAGGACGATGACAGAATTACAGTCCAGCTCTGGAAAAAGCAAAAATCTTGTTCTCACCATTTTGGGAAACTGCTGCGTGATTTCAGGGGAATAGTTGTTTCCTGACGAGCTTTTTCTCAATGACACCACCACAAAAatctggaaaagctgctgctgctgccgctggatCAAGTCCTTCTCCAGCGTGCGGTAGCCTGGGTGCGGTTTTAAAGTGGACTGGATGTAAACTGATCTCTTGGGACCTGCTGGACACGAAGAGGAAACTTAATCCCTAATCCTGGGCGGTTTTACACCGAAGAACACTGATTTAGTGTGATTATGAATTTGCTTGTGCAAAGTGTAACTGGGAGGATGAGTGGTTACAAATgattcaaaacaaacaacactgaGCCCCAAAATTTAATCTAGTACTTCCGCTAAGTATAATTGACAATTGCAAACGTTAGCCTGTGAAAAACTAAAAAGAATTGAATGATTACAGTGAAAActttaataattaaatataaatcTACTTCAGCTATCATGGCTGCTGAGTGATCGCAGCCCAGAGAAGCTTAAACGGAGTTAATAAATTAGTAAActatttctgttcttttgttCAAACCGTTCTAGAGTTTCCTCTTAGTTTTGGTTATAGTTTTACCCCCATGGGGCCAGCAAGACCAGagtgaaaaggaaaatgtttatTGTAAATGAATCATATTTAAATACCAGATTGTTAAATGAAGTCTGTCTGAGGGTAAAAGAAGTAGAAAACTGTTTATAGGAGATCTTTGATATTTAATACGGCTCATTTTGCCAGGGAAAGTAAACAATATAATCCTGAATGAAACTAAACATCGCTGCATATTACCCTAAagcagcgcttctcaaatagtggggcgcgcccccctggggctaaatgttttcttcttcctgggggggcgtaacagaaaataattgagaagcactgcccTAAAGGAACAAATGGTGTGTCAGAGGTTTTACCTTTGTTGTTGTCCTCGGGGTCGCTCTCCGTCCCACTGGTCTCCTCTGTGGatgtaaatgaaaagaaagagaaattaTGAAGAAGTGGTGGGATGGAAGAGACTTGAGCAGCCACAATCAGATACAGGAAGTCGGTGTGTTGCTTTAGCAGCTACACCTTCTGCAGCTGCATTTGGGTCTAGCCTCAAAAGCAGGTTTGTTACCGCAGCCATCTCTGCCGAATTTGACAGGCATGTTGATATGGGGGATGTTATGTGGCTTCTGTCGACGTGACTGCATTACCTCGCACCGAGATGCCCTGGTTCTTCACTCTCTTTCTCCCTCGCTTGTCATCAAAGATGGTATCGATCTTGTTGATGTACTGggcaagaggaggagaataCAAACAAGTTCTGAGCCTCAGTGGTTTCTACTGTCAGGGAATCATGAACCACCACTGCTTAGTGGGAGGTTTTTGTTCCCCTTATGTTGCTACATTCTTGCATTAATGTCCCTGAAGAGCAGAGATTATGGTTTAATTGTAAAGGTTAACTGAGGTCCTGCATTAATCCACTCAAGTTGGTCTCAGCGTGCAAACATGCTCATACAGGAAGTTAAAACTTATCTTTGAGACGACATACTGAGCACTGTCACCAGTGGAGACTGACTTTTGACAAAATAAGGACAAACTACTGAGATAAAGGGAGTGCTGTCAGGCAGAAACATGCACAACAAATTaatgttctgtctgttttccccATCCATTTAAAtctaaggaggaggaggaggaggaaacaagtTAACAGAATGCTTTTAGCATTATTGTCACGACTACTATGTTTATTAATCTTCTGGTACAAGTTTAGTGTAAAATGCTGACTAAATTACTGCCGCCTCAAATGTTATTCAAAAATAAACAGGACTGACATTTGTCAAACGCAATAGTGGATGCAGTCAAGCCGGTTCTGTAGCCACAAAGCCTTTTTTGGTTTGTCGCAGTTAAATAAACGTAGCCATTACTGTACCTTATCACTaaagttcctcagctcagagttCACTCCTTCCTCTGCCATTTGTCGAAATTAATGCGTTCTGTCTGAATTCTCATGAGTGATCACACATGCTCCTCCACCGCGCTCTCGCTCTGGCAACGGTGGCTCTTTCCTGCTCAGCGAGTCGCCTCCCCTTTCTTTTGTTCACAGCCCAACGCATGATTCAGCAGAGTGAATAACGCGCTGTCGCTCTAGAGCGCAGCGTCAGAGGAATATGCATCAGTCGGCAGGGTAGCGCGTGACGTAATCCGTTCGCTGCTTACCTGAGGCGTCCTCTGGAGCTTTTGAGTGCCTATGCGGCGAGAAGCGGCGATCTTGGCGCCGTCCGCGCTAAGGGCCGGTTTCGGCGTTGCCAACGACTGGAACCTCTTCTTCTCCACTTTGTTTGCGTAGCCTTGCAACATTTGGTTTTTATGAGGCTGCTGAAAAAACAATTGCAGCATTGTGACACGTTAACACCCGACTTGCCTCACCTGGAATATCATGGATTATATAAACAGTATGGATTATCTTTACCTTTACAGCCTGTGACCTCCCAATTGGGAGGCACATGGGAGATAACTTGACATCATCATAGGGGTTATCTCTGGTCACTTCACCTAGGGGATATGATGAGAGAAGATAAGATTAAATGGCCAAACGTTGCTATGTTACGAGCCAccttctttcattttcattcccaACTTTGGAGTGGAatgaaaatgcatgaaaatTCTTCAACTTCAAGATCCAAATATAGACACAGATGCTGTTACACATTTATGTCCATCTGTTTTGAATTATGTAGCTGGGGAGTCAGATGAAGTTTAGAATATGTTCCCTGGATTATAAAATTTGGCTTACTTGGTTAcgaacacacagcacagcccACATAGCTGAGACACGTGTGCTTCTTGGATAAttctcttttccccctctctaGGGTATACTCAGTAATCTTTTTCATTGGCCACGATTAATATGTTGCTCAGCAGGCAATGTCATGACAATAAACACAAGTTCTGAACAGGTTGCCAAGCATTAGATGGGCACAAAGACACCCAACAGTGTTAATAACTTCCGGCCTTTGTCTTATTCTGAACAAATCTGGAGCTCATTCTCTTAGCTAGAAATATAtgtgacacagagagacaaaactACAAACTCAGCTCATGTCCAACGAGGTCTTGGACTTACAAACAATGTCCTCGTAAATATTGTCATCCGAGTAAGCGTGACAAAGGTTTGAGCGCCCGCCTTTGCCTGCCGGGGGGCTTTGCTTCAACGTTAGTCGAGCTGCATCCTCGTACTCAAAGGACTTCCTGTGGTGtaaggggagaggaaggaacaCAGTGAAAAGCAAGGTTTATAGCTTCAGTAAAATGAGTCTCTTTATTACCAAAGAGCATCATTATACTCAGGTCAAACATGTCAGACAGTTTTAGCCACTGTCACAATGACAAAATACATACGGCAAGACATTTTGATTAATGTGATGGTAGTTGTTTCAACTGCCATAGTCACAACTGTGTTGCTTTCATCATCTGAAGGTGAAGAGGTTGGTCCACTCCAGTCACTTCCTTTTTAAGGGACCGTTGAACGAATCCAATCCAACCATGATTTAATCTGCCACCAGTTACAATACAGTCACGGAGACTTTATGACGTCTGCTCCAAGGTCAGTACACGAGAATTCCTAAAACACTCAAATTGGTTTGAGCAAAAGTAGCTAAAGTTGCTGCAGACACAACCCAAGAGCCACTTTCTAAGTACCATCTAATGGTAATACACTATAGGCTCTTAAACTGGGGCATTTACTGTCTTTTAAGCAGCAGGATTACTGTCACCTTAATCAGCGATGAGCAgagacacgggggggggggggagctctgTGTCCTGTGTTGACATATTTTTGGGACTTTTTTGGTTGGTAATCACTGTTTTGAAAGTGGGGGTTTCCATATTTGGGTGGTTTTCTTGAATAGAAGTTACAGTATATTCCAATAAATCAGCACCTTTGAGAATGATATCACTAACAGCCGATGGGACACCATCCTAACCACAGGATATCCATTTCTTACTTTAAGTGAGGAATTCAATGTATtctatttggaaaaaaaaaagcaacggGGGTTACAACAGATTCGGCTGTTGCAGAACTCACTTTGAGTACAAGTGAGTGATTGCTAGAAGTGCTAGTAAAAGTCAACTCCTGTTGCCAGAACTACATTATTACAACCTGTAGCGCACAGGTTCCTCGCTGCAAGTGCATGAGAGCGTGTTTAGATGACAACCCTGGAAATTGTGGGCTGTTCGGGAACTAGGCCACATCCAGACAACAGTGAACAATGCAGCCAGATATCATGTGACATCATACCTGGACTCCAGCCAGTAATTGGATGCAGCTTCCTCCCTCCGAAAAGACTCTGACACAGATATTCTATGAACATTCAACGATTTGTTTTAGCGCGTCTGGGATCTGTTTTAGACCTGCTCATCTAAAAAAGAGGTTCAGACCCAATAAAGCACTTCAGAACACTCCACTTTCTGTTTTTGACAGACATCTGTGCCCACCTGCTCTTTTTGTGCCTCAAAAGCCCGTTAATCTTCGGGACGGGACACGGAGGAGGGGGAACAGTCGGCGGGGCGCCTGTCCTCGTGCCTCCAACACTATTGCCATTGGCTCCTCGGTACTGAAatgtccgtagtggtttaggaGGAGCCTGAGCCCCACCCAGAGGGTCCCTGCCTTTCTCCCACAGCAGCCTGTCCCCCTCAAGCTTCCGCCAGAATCCTCTTGAAGTGTAGAAGTTCCCAGCCGGCATGTTGTCTTCTTGGAAATCGGTAGATAGAGGTAGAGGTTTGGAAGCTATTTCAACAGGCGAGATAGGATCCACTTTTGAGTTGTCCTTGACTAGAAGGATTGGCGTACCGGAGGCGTTAGCAATGTTAGCTTCCAGTTTGGGAGGCGTAAATCTCTGAGCTGTTAGtggtttatttcctgttgttgttgtcgtaaAGTCACTGAAACACTTCAGCACTGGCTCTGACCTTCTACCAATCATGCTTTGTTGGCTTTTTGATGGCCCATCCCAAAATTCGAGGCTCTTTGAGAGGCTGACCTTGGCGCTCGGCTTCACCCCCAACGCTCCATTGCCCAGGACATCTCCTGACATTCTTCGGGATGCAGAGGGAGGGTTCGCCTTCACCCCAGCCTCCTGGTTGCTGCCCTGCTGGCTGCGACCTTCCCACTGCGAAATCTTCTCACGGATGTTGATTCCCTGCCTGTGAGAGGGATGCCTTGCCGACGGGCTGCTCTGCCACGCAGCTGTGGTGTCTTTCTGCTGTTCGACCTCACTACCCCCTCGCCTGCCTTGCTCCAGCCTCAGAGCAAGCATGTTGAGAGGGGGCAAGAGTCAGCCAACCCTCAGTCCTCCATTAGTGGATGCATCACGGATGTCCGGTAAaggtaaaaaaacaactaaatccGTTGTtaattactttaaataaaagtgattGTGTCACGGTTTGTTGCGGAAAAGCTTTCTTTATGTCTTCATTTGTCTTCTTGCATTAGCAGACTCTCATTGTTCCCCTTCGGATTCTTCTGTGAACCTAAACAtaaaagagaagacagaaattACTCAGCTGTCACTGGAGTGACAGAACAAGTCCAGACAGCCCACTGTTGGGTCAAAGGTATAGAGAGGCaacacaggaggaggtgtttcTTTCTGAAGCAAAACACATAGGAACAAGAAGTCTGGGAGGCAGAGAAGGTCAAAAAGAGcgggctgctgtcaaggccagtttacAAAGATAAATCAGGGAAATGCAGCGAAGAACAATGgtataccaaaaaaaaaatatatatatggcattttcttttgctgttgtGTGCTGCACCTACCCTCCAATAGCCCCGGGGGAATTCTAACTTTTCTGTAGACGTCGCTTTGTCAAAAGCACAGCAATATGCAAATACAGCAAATACGTCAAATACGTGGTTGAAATGGTCTAAATATGTGGTTTAAATAATGCCCAAGCGTAAATAATGGACATTTAAATGATTGTATAGCATTTATCAGCAAGAACACGCACTAATCTCTACACATGCAGGCAGATAACTAGAGGAATCTTGGGAAAATGTGTCAGTCACACCTCTCTGGAATAAAGTTTTCACTACTGGACAAAGCATGAAGAATGTGGGTGATAACAGGAAGACATGCTACATATGCTGTAGTATATTGATACTATGTAGAATATATAGGGGAAATGCGTAGCCATTAGAATCCTATCGTACAATGTACACATCTACTACATATTAAAATGCCGTGACACACAGAGAGTGCCTGTAAAGCCGTTTGTTGACATGCAACTTCAAATCATGCTGCCTGTTGACATCTGTGCGGTCACTGTACAGCAGCTACTAGCTTGCTGGAACCAAACCATTTGGACACGTTGCACATGACGACAGTGGCTCTGAGAGGATGGAAGAGGGGGGAGACAGTGAAATTCCAACCACACAGTTCACGTCCATAATGAAGCTACGAGCTGCATTCCTGCAAAACTGTGCAAGTGGGGTATGGTAGGAATAAATTCAGCTGAAGACAGTGGGCCAGTCAGCCTCGCAAGCAACGCCCTTAATGGGGTTGGCCCAATAATAGTCTGCGCAATGACAATGCAAGACCCAAACTGACCTATTTGCATGATTTATCTGCATGCAGTTGTACAGGAAGGCAAGAGTTGCATTTCCTGAGCGGCAGGAAGAAGGATTAACCAGGCTGTCCATAATTATGGTGCAGATAGGTTTGCACCCCCTTATTTGAGCTATGTTTAGATAATGTATATCCAAACCCTTTGAATATAATCAACCATTTGAAATGTGGTATATTCATCAATATGCAACTGTCCAACATATTTCCGTAGTTGCCTCTAAACATACCAAACAAGAGTATCAGAGAGGCAAACTGTGTTGCAATATCAAGTGAGTCACCGATGTACAGTATATGGGGCTG is part of the Takifugu flavidus isolate HTHZ2018 chromosome 8, ASM371156v2, whole genome shotgun sequence genome and encodes:
- the dennd2c gene encoding DENN domain-containing protein 2C isoform X3, which codes for MLALRLEQGRRGGSEVEQQKDTTAAWQSSPSARHPSHRQGINIREKISQWEGRSQQGSNQEAGVKANPPSASRRMSGDVLGNGALGVKPSAKVSLSKSLEFWDGPSKSQQSMIGRRSEPVLKCFSDFTTTTTGNKPLTAQRFTPPKLEANIANASGTPILLVKDNSKVDPISPVEIASKPLPLSTDFQEDNMPAGNFYTSRGFWRKLEGDRLLWEKGRDPLGGAQAPPKPLRTFQYRGANGNSVGGTRTGAPPTVPPPPCPVPKINGLLRHKKSRISVSESFRREEAASNYWLESRKSFEYEDAARLTLKQSPPAGKGGRSNLCHAYSDDNIYEDIVCEVTRDNPYDDVKLSPMCLPIGRSQAVKPHKNQMLQGYANKVEKKRFQSLATPKPALSADGAKIAASRRIGTQKLQRTPQYINKIDTIFDDKRGRKRVKNQGISVREETSGTESDPEDNNKAGPKRSVYIQSTLKPHPGYRTLEKDLIQRQQQQLFQIFVVVSLRKSSSGNNYSPEITQQFPKMFEKSSRLSREAEDQLKVIPKFCFPDSLNWEPSSHMPSETFSFVLTGEDGSRWFCYCRKILPSGKGKRLPEVHCIVSKLGCFNLFAKILEEVERRREISPALVYPFMRSVMEAPFPAPGRTVTVKIFLPGSGNEVITLCRPVDSRLEHVDFDSLLQCLSVDKLLQVFASILLERRVILIADTLSVLSRCCHAVLALLYPFTWQHTFIPVLPASMLDVSCSPTPFLIGVLAPCLPQLLELPIEEVLIVDLCADKFVVQLGDEDCILPSKLQAALQQILEEREDILNQVDGDGSEGQQADLSSLVSEGFVRFFVELVGHYGLHMVESSNGSRELQRDSFRKSHPSRGVRQFLQLFMDTQMFAGFIQDKELAKGGARGLFEVRVAEYLDSCPEPEPSGVNKFLKGLGKLLQVK